CTCAAGAGGCTTTAGAGCCTATGATACATGGAGTCCTTGTCCCTCTTTCGCTTTTTGTAGTTTTAACTCTAATATAAACTAATTTTTTGCAGGAGTTAATGGATAAAGAATTAGAAGTTCTAAAAGAAAGATTAAAGTTCCAAACAGAATTACTTAAACTTCTTACCGCCTTGTTTGCTGCCAACGCTGGAGGAATCGCAGGAATTATGTTTAAGCTTAAAAATCCTATAAGCATTCTCCTTTTAATCTTGGGCTTGATTACTCTTTTAGGATTTATACTTGCTATATTTAGAGTTGGCATCGCCATTGAAAACACTTTTAGGGAGTTGGAGAAATGGAAACACTTATAATATTTATATCGGGATTTCTTTTACTTATTTCCCTTTTACTTGTTGCTTATAGACTTTCAAAACTCGCAGAAGAAATATAACCCCCAGAGCAGGGGGTATGTAAAACTACCTTTCTATCCAGTAGTTAGGTGCTTCCTTCGTGATAATTACATCGTGAACGTGAGATTCTTTTAACCCTGCAGAAGTTATCCTTACAAACCTCGCCTTCTTCCTCATCTCTTCTATGTTGGCTGCACCACAGTAACCCATTCCGGCTCTCAAACCACCTACAAGCTGATGAATCGTATCGGCAAGAGGTCCTCTATAAGGAACCATTCCCTCAATTCCTTCTGGAACAAGCTTCTTCTCTTCAACTTCAGACTGGAAGTATCTGTCCTTGCTTCCTTTCTTCATAGCACCCAAAGAGCCCATACCCCTGTAAACTTTATAGCTTCTGCCCTGATAAAGAATCAACTCACCTGGTGATTCTTTCGTTCCCGCAAACAGGCTACCTATCATTACAACTCTTGCACCGGCACCGATAGCCTTGGCGATGTCACCGGAAAACTTGATACCGCCGTCAGCAATGATGGAAACGTCATACTTATCGGCAACTTCAGCACAGTTCATAACAGCAGAAAGCTGAGGAACGCCTACGCCTGCAACTATCCTTGTCGTACAGATAGAACCAGGACCAATACCAACCTTAACAGCATCAGCACCTGCCTTTATCAGCGCCTCTGTCGCCTCAGCTGTTGCAACGTTACCAGCTATTACATCAACATCAGGGAATAAACTTTTAATCTTTTCAACCATTGATATAACGCCTTTAGAATGACCGTGCGCAGTATCTATCACTATAACGTCTGCACCTGCTTCTATAAGCGCCTCTGCTCTCCTTACAGCTTCCTCTCCAACGCCAATGGCAGCACCTACCATAAGCCTTCCAAGTTCATCCTTGCAGGCATTAGGATATTTTTCTTTCTTCTCTATATCCTTTATCGTAATAAGCCCCTTCAAGTAGCCGTTCTCATCAACAACAGGTAATTTCTCTATCTTGTACCTGTGAAGAATCTCCTTGGCTTCTTCAAGAGTCGTTCCAACAGGAACAGTTTTAAGGTTTTCTTTTGTCATAACGTCAGCAATTTTCTTTGAAAAGTCCTTAACAAACCTTATATCTCTGTTGGTTATTATGCCTACCAACTTACCTTCATCGTTAACAACCGGAAGACCAGAAATCTTATACTTCTTCATCAAGCTTTCAGCTTCGGCTATCGTCTGCTCCGGCTTAACGGTAACAGGCTTCACAATCATCCCGCTTTCAGAACGTTTAACTCTATCAACTTCTTCTGCCTGTTCCTCTATACTCATATTTTTATGGATAATTCCAATACCCCCTTCCCTTGCAATTGCTATTGCAAGTTCAGATTCTGTAACGGTATCCATAGCAGCACTCATAATTGGTATGTTGAGGGTAATCTTTTTGGTAAGCTTTGTCCTAACATCAACTTGAGTAGGAAGAACTTCAGAATAGTTGGGAACTAAAAGAACGTCATCAAAAGTGAGAGCTTCCTTTATCTCTCTCTGTGGCATATTTTCCTCCTTGAAACGCTTTTGTGAATTATATTTTTCCTGTTAGAATTGGGCAAGTTATAATTAAGAAATCTTTCTCATTTAAGGAGGCTCTCTTGTCCGAAAAGAAGCTCTGGGGCGGTAGATTCAAGGAATCAACAGACAAGTTAGTTGAACAATTTACAGAGTCTGTCTCTTACGACAAGAGACTGGCTTTAGTTGATATAGCAGGCAGCATCGCCCACGCGGAAATGCTTAGAAAACAAGGAATATTAACGGAAGAGGAAGCAGAAAAAATCATAAATGGACTCAAAGAGATACAGAAAGAGATAGAAGAAGGAAAGTTTGATTGGAAGGTTGAATACGAAGATGTTCACATGAACATAGAAAAAAGGTTGACAGAAAAAATAGGACCTGTCGGCGGTAAGCTGCACACGGCACGCTCAAGAAACGACCAGGTAGCAACAGACGTAAGGCTTTACGTGAGGAATGAAGTAAAAGAAATTCTTAATCTCCTGAAAGAACTTAGAAAAGCCTTTGTAGAGCAAGCTGAAAAACACCTTGACGTCGTTATGCCCGGATACACCCACCTTCAGATAGCCCAGCCTGTTCTCTACTCACACCACATGCTTGCATATTACCAAATGTTTAAAAGAGATGCCGAGAGGTTTGAAGATAGTCTGAAGAGAATCAACGTTTCGCCGCTCGGCTCAGCTGCGCTTGCAGGAACGAGCTTTCCTCTTGACAGAGAATATACGGCAAGATTGCTGGGCTTTGAAGATGTAACAAAAAACAGCCTTGACGCCGTAAGCGATAGAGACTTCGTGGCAGAAACGATTTTTAACTGCGCAATGGTAATGATGCACCTTTCAAGGCTATCTGAAGAGTTAATCCTCTGGTCAACTGATGAGTTTAACTTTATTGAACTACCCGACGCTTACTGCACCGGTAGCTCAATAATGCCCCAGAAGAAAAATCCAGACGTCTCAGAGCTAACGAGAGGAAAAACGGGCAGAGTTTACGGTGACCTTATAGCTATTTTAACGATACTGAAAGGACTTCCTTTAGCCTACAACAGAGACATGCAGGAAGACAAAGAACCTCTATTTGACGCCATTGATACGGTGAAACTTGCACTGAAAGTTAACATCGGCGTTGTCAGGAACATGAAACCAAAAGCTGAAAGGATGAGGGAGCAGGCGAGGAGGGGATTTTCATTAGCAACAGACGTTGCTGACTATTTAGCTAAAAAAGGTATCCCATTCAGAGAAGCCCACAGAATAGTAGGAGAATTGGTTGCATACTGCCTTGAAAACAAAAAAGGGCTTGAAGATTTATCCCTTGATGAATTTAAAAAGTTTTCAGATGCTTTTGAAGAAGACGTCCTCTCTCTAATGAGCGTAGAAGGTTCAATAAACAGCCGCAACGTTACAGGCGGAACAGCAAAGCAGCAGGTAGAAAAGGAACTACAGCAAATCAAAGAGGAAGAAGGATTTGAGTAGAAAAGAAGAGTGGTTTAAATTGGCTTTATACGACTTAGAAACGGCAAAAGCTATGTTGGAAACAGGAAGGTATCGCTACGTTCCTTTCATGTGCCAGCAAGCAATTGAAAAAGCTTTAAAAGGAATAATTTCCGAAAAAATGAACCCTCCAAGAATCCACAACCTTGTCAGGCTTAGTAATCTTGTTGGGGTTAAGCTATCTCCTGAAGAAACTTTAATGTTAGATAAAATTTCTTCTTTGTATATCCGTATACGGTATCTTTCCACAGAAACCATTTCTCGCTTTAGTGCAGAGAAATACCTAAAATTTACGGAGGAACTGTGCCAGAAATTATTGAAAGAAGCAAAGTGATTGAAATCCTGAGGAAATTCACGAAAAAACTACTTTCTACGAACATTCTTCCTGTAAAGGAAATTTATCTTTTCGGCTCTTACGCTTACGGTAATCCTGACGAGTGGAGCGATATAGATGTTGCCATTTTGATAGACCAGAACTACGACTTTGAAAAATTAATAGAGATAGAGGCAAGAATACGTCAGTTAGCCAGAAATTTTGACTCACGAATAGAACCTCTTATTTTCACAGATGACTCTTTAGGACTTATTGAAAACGAAGTAAAAAAAGGAATCCGAATCTATCCGGAGGTTTAGATGATAACCTTTGAACCACAATTTTTCACCGAGAGAAACAGAGAAATAGACGACGGAACTTTAAGAGCAATAGCAAGAGAAGTCAGAAAAGACATCTTAAAAATGACAACAAACGCAAACTCTGGTCATCCTGGCGGTTCTATGTCCGCAGCTGACATCATAGTTACCCTCTACTACTACAAGATGAGGCACAACCCAGAAAATCCAAAATGGGAAGAACGAGACCGTTTCGTCTTATCCAAAGGTCACGTGTGTCCGGCTCTCTATTCCGTTTTAGCAAGAACGGGTTACTTCCCGCTTGAAAAGCTAATGGAGTTCAGAAAGTTAGGTGGTATGCTTCAAGGACATCCCAGCATGGATACAACCCCCGGAATAGAGATAAGCACCGGTTCTTTAGGACACGGAATTGGCGCAGCAGTAGGCATGGCTCTTGCTCTGAAGTTAGATAAAAGCGACAGTAAAGTTTACTGTATGGTAGGAGATGGTGAAATCCAGGAAGGTAGCGTCTGGGAAGCAGCAATGTCAGCATCTCACTACAACTTAGATAATCTAAT
The sequence above is drawn from the Desulfurobacterium pacificum genome and encodes:
- a CDS encoding transketolase, giving the protein MITFEPQFFTERNREIDDGTLRAIAREVRKDILKMTTNANSGHPGGSMSAADIIVTLYYYKMRHNPENPKWEERDRFVLSKGHVCPALYSVLARTGYFPLEKLMEFRKLGGMLQGHPSMDTTPGIEISTGSLGHGIGAAVGMALALKLDKSDSKVYCMVGDGEIQEGSVWEAAMSASHYNLDNLIVIVDNNNLQIDGPVDEVMSIYPTMEKWKAFGWHTIEINGHDFKEIKEALNEADNVKYKPTMILAKTVKGKGVSFMENRAEWHGKALSPEQLKEALKELGEL
- the guaB gene encoding IMP dehydrogenase translates to MPQREIKEALTFDDVLLVPNYSEVLPTQVDVRTKLTKKITLNIPIMSAAMDTVTESELAIAIAREGGIGIIHKNMSIEEQAEEVDRVKRSESGMIVKPVTVKPEQTIAEAESLMKKYKISGLPVVNDEGKLVGIITNRDIRFVKDFSKKIADVMTKENLKTVPVGTTLEEAKEILHRYKIEKLPVVDENGYLKGLITIKDIEKKEKYPNACKDELGRLMVGAAIGVGEEAVRRAEALIEAGADVIVIDTAHGHSKGVISMVEKIKSLFPDVDVIAGNVATAEATEALIKAGADAVKVGIGPGSICTTRIVAGVGVPQLSAVMNCAEVADKYDVSIIADGGIKFSGDIAKAIGAGARVVMIGSLFAGTKESPGELILYQGRSYKVYRGMGSLGAMKKGSKDRYFQSEVEEKKLVPEGIEGMVPYRGPLADTIHQLVGGLRAGMGYCGAANIEEMRKKARFVRITSAGLKESHVHDVIITKEAPNYWIER
- a CDS encoding nucleotidyltransferase domain-containing protein yields the protein MPEIIERSKVIEILRKFTKKLLSTNILPVKEIYLFGSYAYGNPDEWSDIDVAILIDQNYDFEKLIEIEARIRQLARNFDSRIEPLIFTDDSLGLIENEVKKGIRIYPEV
- a CDS encoding HEPN domain-containing protein, with the protein product MSRKEEWFKLALYDLETAKAMLETGRYRYVPFMCQQAIEKALKGIISEKMNPPRIHNLVRLSNLVGVKLSPEETLMLDKISSLYIRIRYLSTETISRFSAEKYLKFTEELCQKLLKEAK
- the argH gene encoding argininosuccinate lyase; amino-acid sequence: MSEKKLWGGRFKESTDKLVEQFTESVSYDKRLALVDIAGSIAHAEMLRKQGILTEEEAEKIINGLKEIQKEIEEGKFDWKVEYEDVHMNIEKRLTEKIGPVGGKLHTARSRNDQVATDVRLYVRNEVKEILNLLKELRKAFVEQAEKHLDVVMPGYTHLQIAQPVLYSHHMLAYYQMFKRDAERFEDSLKRINVSPLGSAALAGTSFPLDREYTARLLGFEDVTKNSLDAVSDRDFVAETIFNCAMVMMHLSRLSEELILWSTDEFNFIELPDAYCTGSSIMPQKKNPDVSELTRGKTGRVYGDLIAILTILKGLPLAYNRDMQEDKEPLFDAIDTVKLALKVNIGVVRNMKPKAERMREQARRGFSLATDVADYLAKKGIPFREAHRIVGELVAYCLENKKGLEDLSLDEFKKFSDAFEEDVLSLMSVEGSINSRNVTGGTAKQQVEKELQQIKEEEGFE